The nucleotide sequence CCGCACCATCGCTTCATAAACAGAAGAATCCCCATGGGGATGGTAGTTGCCGATTACATTACCAACCGTTTTCGCAGATTTCCGAAATGGTTTATCATGTGTGTTTCCTTCTTGATACATCGCGTACAAAATCCGTCTTTGCACAGGCTTTAATCCGTCCCTCGCATCAGGCAAGGCACGGTCTTGAATAATATATTTACTATAGCGGCCGAAACGGTCGCCAATGACATCTTCTAGTGGTAATTCCATTACTTTTTCAAATAAAGAAGACAAATTTTATTCCCCCTGATCGATTGTCAAATGCTCGTTTTCTAATATATTTACATCATCTTCAAGCCCAAAGGCAACATTCGTCTCAATCCACCGTCGGCGCGGCTCTACTTTGTCCCCCATTAAGGTAGTCACGCGCCGTTCTGCACGAGCGATATCTTCAATTGTTACACGAATTAACGTTCTTGTCTCAGGGTCCATCGTTGTCTCCCAAAGCTGATCAGCATTCATTTCCCCAAGACCTTTATAGCGCTGAATCGTATAACCTTTGCCAACTTTTTTAATGGCCACCTTTAGCTCCGTTTCATCCCATGCATATTCAATAATCTCTTTTTTACCAGTTCCTTTACTTACTTTGTAAAGAGGTGGAAGGGCGATAAATACTTTACCTTCTTCAATTAACGGCTTCATATAGCGGTAAAAGAATGTCAATAGTAACACTTGGATATGCGCACCATCCGTATCGGCATCTGTCATAATAATAACTTTATCGTAGTTAATATCCTCTACCGTGAAATCTGCACCGACACCGCCGCCAATTGCATGGATAATCGTATTAATTTCTTCATTTTTTAAAATATCCGCAAGCTTTGCTTTTTCTGTATTGATGACTTTACCGCGCAACGGCAAAATCGCTTGGAAGCGGCGATCACGTCCTTGTTTTGCCGAGCCTCCCGCAGAGTCTCCTTCGACGAGATAAAGTTCATTCCGTTCAGGATTCCGTGATTGGGCAGGTGTTAATTTGCCGCTAAGTAAAGCATCTCTGCGCTTTTTCTTTTTGCCATCTCGTGCTTCCTCACGTGCTTTCCGTGCCGCTTCGCGGGCTTCCGCTGCTTTAATCGCTTTTTTAATGAGAAGTGAGCTTATATCTGGATTTTCTTCTAAAAAATAGGCCAATTTCTCTGAGACAATCGAATCAACTACTGAACGAGCCTCACTCGTACCAAGCTTCCCTTTCGTTTGACCTTCAAATTGGAGCTTTTCTTCCGGAATGCGCACAGAAATAATCGCTGTTAAGCCTTCGCGAATATCGCTACCTTCAAGATTTTTGTCCTTTTCCTTTAAAATGTTCACCTTGCGGGCAAAATCGTTAAAGGCGCGCGTCATTGCTGATTTTGCACCAACTTCATGTGTACCCCCATCCTTCGTGCGCACGTTATTGACAAAGGATAAAATATTTTCAGAGTAACCATCATTAAATTGGAAAGCAAACTCTACTTCGATTCCCTGCTGCTCTCCATCCATCGCAACAACAGGATGCAAAACATCTTTTTCCTCATTTAAAAAATCAACAAATGCTTTAATCCCCGATTCAAAATGAAAGACATCTTGCATGTTTTGCCGTTCATCAACGAGTGTAATCTTCATTCCTTTTAAAAGAAAAGCAGATTCACGTAAACGCTCACTTAATGTCTCGTAATTAAAAGTAGTTGTACTAAAAATAGTATGGTCTGGTTTAAAATGAATCATTGTTCCCGACTGTT is from Bacillus sp. (in: firmicutes) and encodes:
- the parE gene encoding DNA topoisomerase IV subunit B, with translation MANKPFDYNDDAIQVLEGLEAVRKRPGMYIGSTDARGLHHLVYEIVDNAVDEALSGFGKHIKVTIHKDDSISVEDEGRGMPTGMHKTGKPTPEVILTVLHAGGKFGQGGYKTSGGLHGVGASVVNALSEWLVVTIKRDGTIYRQRFENGGHPVTTLEKIGSTKQSGTMIHFKPDHTIFSTTTFNYETLSERLRESAFLLKGMKITLVDERQNMQDVFHFESGIKAFVDFLNEEKDVLHPVVAMDGEQQGIEVEFAFQFNDGYSENILSFVNNVRTKDGGTHEVGAKSAMTRAFNDFARKVNILKEKDKNLEGSDIREGLTAIISVRIPEEKLQFEGQTKGKLGTSEARSVVDSIVSEKLAYFLEENPDISSLLIKKAIKAAEAREAARKAREEARDGKKKKRRDALLSGKLTPAQSRNPERNELYLVEGDSAGGSAKQGRDRRFQAILPLRGKVINTEKAKLADILKNEEINTIIHAIGGGVGADFTVEDINYDKVIIMTDADTDGAHIQVLLLTFFYRYMKPLIEEGKVFIALPPLYKVSKGTGKKEIIEYAWDETELKVAIKKVGKGYTIQRYKGLGEMNADQLWETTMDPETRTLIRVTIEDIARAERRVTTLMGDKVEPRRRWIETNVAFGLEDDVNILENEHLTIDQGE